Proteins from a genomic interval of Neodiprion lecontei isolate iyNeoLeco1 chromosome 2, iyNeoLeco1.1, whole genome shotgun sequence:
- the LOC107226708 gene encoding mucin-19 isoform X2, translating to MRLSMLLPLLGLLALGYAEKCPRQRTSPGKEILCYTSSNDPEELANVICKCTTLVHQGHELHNLTTAGIEELQKVLKESNPVLQFVISVTDPQRSLRTSATTRQAASGRLANILSQVDGVELDMTAGSKERLTHFVKGLKDEMTRKSNEKRILLALPTKPEELAKQYDIKALAKYVDLFTMSTNYLFDETESSNTFHPSRLMGIFDMLNTDSLVDLVSGLGVPKKKLLISVPASAYKFTLKTKEKTIPGSPTEEKEPTVISQKELCDLMSAGEWTVERDTDLTAPYAFKDSTWIAFEDKTSVGIKGKYVLLRELAGLGIHDVENDQKNNCGKPITYEVYHSFTDMKRKTRGAVLASLENDIHHMEIPTSRHVKSSGYRIVRVVDTAGAIHAIRENTQTEFICTRQGYFVHPKSCNRFYRCVKFDQGVDDFSVFEFDCPAGLAFDERTEVCVWPGSLTEGSPCPGSSEIAPVPRARFQCPERDGYYADPQNCRWFFACFDLGEPEPMAYEFRCPFGLVFDEQKLICEWPWLVPGCGSSGYSRTEYGGGEYGIRQQGHGAGYGQGSGNGDAGYGDYSGTGIGRGGQYGSKFDGSLYKGSNPSESRYSETGSGQYDGANRGLKYPGDGRYRGQSYSGQGADGSGYSGAEGAGGEGGIGGVGGVGGVGGVGGPGGRGGIGGKGGVGGVGGAGGREGIGGKGGVGGVGGAGGAGNDGGSGAGSKYFGAGGAGYGYSGAGNAGGAGSRYSGAGGVGSQYSGAGGAGSGYSTAGSTGGAGSRYSGGAGLRSQYAGAAGSGSEYSGAGGGKSQYSGAGGASQYFGVGGEGSGIYGAGGAGSKYSNSGASSGYSGTGGAGRGHSGAEGVGFGYSGEDGAGSKYSGAGSTGTGYSGVAGSEHSDAGSKYSGAGDIGSKYTGIGAGGYSVSGGKYSGAGGAGSSYSGVGGIGSKYSGAGGAGSKYSGAGYGHSETEDAGSEYSGTGGEGSQYSGVGSTGSRYSGTGNVGSEYSGAGGIGSQYSGAGSTGSAYSGVGSTGSKYSGSGSAGSIHSGSDGSAYSGSVGDGSKYAGANSGSSTFGTDVSGQGRYTGSTYTGYTGSGSTSSSDSGITSGSGYSGADSSGSEYSGAGGFGTKYSGSTGSGSDHGVYPGKGVSTVTYGGSRKPGVVIQPVPIGQRPGSSIYQTGTTGSGYVSTVGQTASIAGNSGYNGFSSSTKYGGSGKDGLSISVQTGGSGYGSSSGAAGDYSGDHGSSSGSDEQDVVNGGISSGSVFLTKTSGSGASEYAGQQNVGYTSSGQSDFDAQDVVNGGHNSGSIVVSGATGSGAGGYTGQGINSGSVVVTGSTGSGYTSRPITGNAFTSVSSSESGYSTPLTTLNPAYSVFGTRKPVTPAQEIFLQTVTPGYSVTGSGIKTSVTYGSSSGPEGASGIVTGSGYTGGVTGSGNFLVNEANTEYHGVGYEGDHVTGISGGTSSNHGSSGYVDTGSSSTVSEVGKGGIFTGTTTYHGKGGSSSSHLSTKTSNTNGNGIRGGFVTSDVHAGTILSHDGSSGTVISGNEDEGSAYVGSSTPGYVETNSVTPGYVINGVTKTVYGQSTPGTFITGTAAPGVVYQSNAGPSSYVDGQIYKGAGVRGSTVNVAGVRGSTTYYGNTGASSGNKGGAFSVNGGVSSSQDSGYKTNEYHDNGGRGSVTYNNGYTTTKFTEKELQDRYPTYASLPDTIVSGGRIEGSSGVVLGNTIAGYDGHTSQQFTKTGPTKTGITTAQIGGTGSYVTNTGYRRPTPSPTHQNIGSQAFATGQGSSKGYSTGVGSIGSDVNSLAYVTSTVAPDVSHIDTSKINLGPASTGGSSGYRYTKPSVQFVTGSVTSSTPTPFSVTYQEPVAPLTVTTPASPHLNIEVYNTPSVVTSAPITAAPAVVNTYSYRRPSSGYKQPSYQTTGSSTGNSASGGYKYKRPTQSPVYQGSGEGDQQLFTVSSTPAPIAFATRPADVYKTTLFEAAKLPAAVSSLAPVFDNGYKTVVSSTAAPVAVTTGQYFYKDSRFETSSAVSGLTSDKFDIDNQQPGTVFQKIPFGSTPTPNTEDGYTYEKPTNQLSYNSPSTVTPSVTIHQQPKYNIGGQQVKYATVSTSAPDFDGSYQRPSIPARPAAKRPTYQKEFGSVSTSFSSAGAQGYQYSKPAVKFVSSTASPDYTGSRGGSPTNLDIPQDEVKKLIGNYERGSVKYTSNSYGDESIGSVDNSGAFGYKDFGKRPTVTPTVFVSSTVSPSYEPTTPDSNIRSNAYGRYSSSRVSGSSGYRGAGYYSSQAPSYEISTVQTPTKEGKGKVIVKLSDLHPLLLGKLGAQCTCRSDPFETLRGPGAKSILIKSNKGKIDLSKYDESDVYVDLEADREPGQSVGYYRSPTPGPSASSLRTPATAIFGVTTPAPPQVFRSRGKPSTAYLPAVSTPSTIGGSSGPVIVVPDDGGLGSPSDIADTQFVAAPEGFVKEGAPVGRTAGVRRKSGRTSGSAGAIGNAIGGAGAAFDRYGPGGWRNDDETLQGGSDCARAGLFRHPKYCNKFYACHYDEWKQKFTLHVFNCPVHLSFDSTAGACNWPTTGPACQDDNLLV from the exons ATGAGGTTGTCGATGCTGCTACCCCTTTTGGGGCTGCTCGCGCTTGGATACGCTGAAA AATGCCCCAGGCAAAGAACATCGCCGGGAAAGGAAATCCTGTGTTACACGTCCAGCAACGACCCCGAAGAATTGGCAAACGTCATTTGCAAATGTACAACGCTCGTTCACCAGGGACATGAACTCCACAATCTCACAACCGCTG GGATCGAGGAGCTCCAGAAGGTCCTCAAGGAGTCGAATCCTGTTCTCCAGTTCGTCATATCCGTGACGGACCCGCAACGCTCTCTCAGGACGTCCGCAACGACGCGCCAGGCGGCGTCGGGACGCCTCGCCAATATTCTGTCACAG GTGGACGGAGTCGAACTCGACATGACTGCCGGGTCCAAGGAACGTCTGACCCACTTCGTCAAGGGACTTAAGGACGAGATGACCAGGAAATCCAACGAGAAGAGGATATTATTGGCGCTTCCAACGAAACCGGAGGAGCTTGCGAAGCAGTACGATATTAAGGCCTTGGCAAA ATACGTTGATCTCTTCACTATGTCGACCAACTACCTCTTCGACGAAACTGAATCGTCCAACACCTTCCACCCTTCTCGACTCATGGGTATCTTCGATATGCTCAACACCGATAGCTTGGTCGATCTGGTCAGCGGTTTGGGAGTGCCGAAAAAGAAGTTGCTCATTTCTGTACCAGCTAGCGCCTACAAATTCACCCTGAAAACGAAGGAAAAGACAATTCCAGGATCACCGACTGAAGAAAAAGAGCCAACGGTCATCAGCCAGAAAGAG CTCTGCGATTTGATGAGCGCGGGTGAATGGACCGTCGAAAGGGACACGGACCTGACCGCCCCTTACGCTTTCAAGGATTCCACGTGGATCGCCTTCGAGGACAAGACCTCGGTCGGAATAAAG GGCAAGTACGTCTTGCTACGGGAACTTGCTGGTCTGGGAATTCACGACGTCGAGAATGATCAGAAGAATAACTGTGGTAAGCCGATTACCTACGAGGTTTACCATTCCTTTACGGACATGAAAAGGAAGACACGTGGCGCAGTCTTGGCTTCGCTGGAGAATGACATCCAT CATATGGAAATCCCCACATCGAGACACGTCAAGTCCTCCGGATACAGGATCGTCAGAGTAGTCGATACGGCTGGTGCAATCCATGCGATCCGTGAGAACACGCAAACCGAGTTCATATGTACCAGACAAGGATATTTTGTGCATCCGAAGAGTTGTAACAG ATTCTACCGTTGCGTCAAGTTCGATCAGGGAGTCGACGACTTCTCCGTTTTCGAATTTGACTGCCCAGCTGGTTTGGCATTCGATGAACGTACCGAGGTCTGCGTCTGGCCTGGATCTCTGACTGAAGGATCACCCTGTCCAGGAAGTAGTGAGATTGCCCCAGTTCCTCGCGCTAGGTTCCAGTGTCCTGAACGTGACGGTTACTATGCTGACCCTCAGAACTGCAGATGGTTCTTCGCCTGCTTTGACTTAG GTGAACCAGAACCGATGGCATACGAATTCCGCTGTCCCTTCGGCCTGGTGTTCGACGAACAGAAACTGATCTGCGAATGGCCATGGCTTGTACCTGGCTGTGGGTCATCAGGATACTCGAGGACAGAGTACGGGGGAGGAGAATATGGTATTAGGCAGCAAGGACACGGAGCAGGATACGGACAGGGTTCGGGTAACGGAGATGCGGGCTATGGAGATTATTCTGGTACTGGCATAGGCAGAGGTGGACAGTATGGATCAAAGTTTGACGGTTCCCTATACAAAGGATCTAATCCCAGTGAATCGAGGTATTCCGAAACTGGATCTGGCCAATATGATGGGGCAAATAGAGGGCTTAAGTATCCCGGGGATGGAAGATATAGGGGGCAGAGTTATTCAGGACAAGGAGCTGATGGATCAGGATACTCTGGTGCGGAGGGTGCAGGAGGTGAAGGAGGCATAGGAGGTGTGGGAGGCGTGGGAGGCGTAGGAGGCGTAGGAGGCCCTGGAGGCAGAGGAGGTATAGGAGGTAAAGGAGGTGTTGGAGGCGTAGGAGGTGCAGGAGGCAGAGAAGGCATAGGAGGTAAAGGAGGTGTTGGAGGCGTAGGAGGTGCAGGAGGAGCCGGAAATGACGGAGGTTCAGGAGCAGgatcaaaatattttggtGCGGGAGGAGCTGGATATGGATATTCTGGAGCAGGAAATGCCGGAGGAGCTGGATCTAGATACtctggagcaggaggcgtggGATCTCAGTATTCTGGTGCAGGAGGAGCGGGATCTGGATATTCTACAGCAGGAAGTACCGGCGGAGCTGGATCAAGATACTCCGGAGGAGCAGGCCTTCGATCTCAATATGCTGGCGCAGCGGGATCTGGATCTGAATATTCTGGAGCAGGAGGCGGTAAATCCCAGTATTCAGGCGCAGGAGGAGCATCTCAATATTTTGGAGTAGGAGGTGAAGGATCTGGAATATATGGAGCAGGAGGTGCTGGATCGAAGTATTCAAATTCAGGAGCAAGCTCTGGCTATTCTGGTACTGGAGGTGCGGGACGCGGACATTCTGGTGCGGAAGGAGTGGGATTTGGATATTCTGGAGAAGATGGTGCTGGATCTAAATACTCTGGAGCGGGAAGTACTGGCACTGGATATTCAGGAGTTGCAGGTTCTGAACACTCTGATGCAGGATCTAAATATTCTGGTGCCGGAGATATAGGGTCTAAATATACTGGCATTGGAGCAGGTGGATATTCTGTTTCTGGAGGTAAATACTCTGGTGCAGGAGGAGCAGGATCTAGCTACTCTGGAGTAGGAGGTATCGGTTCTAAATATTCAGGCGCGGGAGGTGC TGGATCTAAATATTCTGGTGCAGGATATGGACATTCCGAAACTGAAGATGCAGGATCTGAATACTCTGGTACCGGAGGTGAAGGATCTCAATATTCTGGAGTGGGTAGTACAGGATCTAGATACTCTGGCACTGGAAACGTAGGCTCAGAATACTCCGGTGCAGGAGGTATAGGATCTCAATATTCTGGAGCAGGTAGTACAGGATCTGCATACTCTGGCGTAGGAAGTACAGGATCCAAGTATTCTGGTTCAGGCAGTGCAGGATCTATACATTCGGGATCAGATGGAAGCGCGTATTCCGGATCCGTAGGTGATGGATCAAAATACGCGGGTGCAAACAGTGGATCCTCGACATTTGGAACTGACGTATCCGGCCAAG GGAGGTACACAGGAAGCACATACACCGGGTACACGGGATCAGGTTCAACCAGCTCATCAGATTCTGGAATCACATCTGGCTCTGGATATAGCGGAGCTGACAGCAGCGGATCAGAATACTCGGGAGCTGGTGGATTTGGTACGAAATACTCTGGATCAACCGGAAGTGGATCTGACCACGGCGTCTACCCTGGTAAAGGCGTTTCAACCGTGACATATGGGGGATCCAGAAAACCTGGAGTCGTAATACAGCCGGTGCCTATTGGGCAGAGACCCGGCTCTTCAATTTACCAAACCGGAACAACGGGAAGCGGATACGTTTCGACCGTCGGACAAACCGCGAGCATTGCTGGAAATAGCGGCTACAACGGGTTCAGTTCTTCTACCAAATATGGAGGGTCTGGCAAAGACGGACTCTCCATTTCTGTTCAGACGGGAGGATCCGGTTATGGTAGTTCTTCGGGAGCAGCTGGAGATTACTCTGGAGACCATGGCAGCAGCAGCGGTTCCGATGAACAGGACGTAGTCAACGGCGGAATAAGTTCAGGTTCGGTGTTCTTGACCAAGACTAGTGGAAGTGGAGCCAGTGAATATGCTGGGCAACAAAACGTGGGGTACACCTCGTCGGGACAGAGTGACTTCGACGCACAAGATGTGGTGAACGGAGGACATAATTCAGGTTCTATTGTAGTGAGTGGGGCAACCGGAAGCGGAGCTGGCGGCTACACCGGTCAAGGAATCAACTCCGGTTCAGTTGTTGTCACCGGAAGCACAGGAAGCGGGTACACCAGCAGACCCATAACCGGAAACGCGTTCACCAGTGTCTCGAGCTCTGAAAGTGGCTACTCCACCCCTCTGACAACTCTCAATCCAGCCTACAGTGTCTTCGGTaccagaaagccggtaacaccAGCGCAAGAAATTTTCTTGCAAACTGTGACCCCTGGATACTCGGTCACAGGCTCCGGCATTAAGACAAGCGTAACGTACGGTTCATCTTCTGGACCGGAGGGTGCAAGTGGCATCGTAACAGGATCAGGTTATACTGGCGGAGTAACCGGAAGCGGCAATTTCCTCGTCAATGAAGCGAACACTGAATACCATGGCGTGGGTTACGAAGGTGACCACGTTACCGGTATCAGTGGAGGTACGTCAAGCAACCATGGAAGTAGCGGATACGTGGATACTGGCTCGTCCAGTACGGTCAGCGAGGTTGGCAAGGGAGGAATTTTCACTGGAACAACGACGTACCATGGCAAGGGAGGAAGCTCGAGCAGCCATTTGTCCACCAAGACTTCCAACACCAATGGAAATGGTATTCGAGGTGGTTTCGTCACGAGTGACGTGCATGCAGGAACAATTCTATCTCACGACGGCTCTTCGGGCACTGTCATTTCCGGCAACGAAGATGAGGGTTCGGCTTACGTAGGATCCAGCACGCCTGGTTACGTCGAGACCAATTCTGTGACTCCAGGATATGTCATCAATGGAGTAACGAAGACCGTTTATGGTCAGAGCACGCCTGGAACATTCATCACGGGAACAGCTGCACCTGGAGTTGTTTATCAAAGTAATGCCGGTCCTAGTTCTTACGTTGATGGGCAGATCTATAAGGGAGCCGGCGTCCGCGGCTCTACAGTGAATGTTGCTGGTGTCAGAGGATCGACCACGTACTATGGCAACACTGGTGCCTCTTCAGGCAACAAGGGTGGAGCCTTCAGCGTTAACGGGGGCGTAAGTTCCAGTCAAGATAGTGGTTAcaagacgaacgaataccatGATAACGGAGGACGCGGAAGTGTGACATACAACAACGGCTACACGACTACAAAGTTCACCGAAAAAGAGCTCCAAGATCGTTATCCTACTTACGCTTCTTTGCCAGACACTATCGTCTCAGGCGGAAGAATAGAGGGAAGTAGTGGCGTAGTCCTGGGAAATACTATAGCCGGATATGATGGGCACACAAGCCAGCAATTCACGAAGACTGGACCGACCAAGACCGGTATCACGACCGCTCAAATTGGCGGCACTGGATCGTACGTTACCAACACAGGATACCGTCGACCTACGCCATCACCAACCCACCAGAACATAGGCAGCCAAGCCTTCGCAACGGGTCAGGGATCGAGCAAGGGGTACTCCACCGGTGTTGGTTCGATCGGAAGTGACGTTAACAGTCTCGCATACGTCACGTCGACCGTCGCACCGGACGTGAGTCACATCGACACATCCAAGATCAATCTTGGCCCTGCATCAACGGGTGGATCATCTGGCTACCGCTACACGAAGCCATCGGTACAGTTTGTCACTGGAAGTGTAACATCCTCGACTCCAACTCCGTTCTCCGTAACCTACCAGGAGCCCGTTGCTCCTCTTACCGTCACGACACCAGCCTCTCCACACTTGAACATTGAAGTGTACAACACTCCGTCCGTCGTCACGTCGGCACCAATCACGGCCGCCCCAGCCGTCGTCAACACTTACAGCTACAGACGGCCTTCCAGTGGATACAAGCAACCTTCGTATCAGACCACAGGTTCCTCAACTGGAAACTCCGCCTCCGGTGGCTACAAATACAAACGACCAACTCAAAGTCCTGTTTATCAGGGTTCTGGCGAAGGTGACCAGCAGCTATTCACCGTAAGCTCGACCCCAGCCCCGATCGCTTTCGCTACGAGACCAGCGGACGTCTACAAAACGACTCTCTTCGAGGCAGCCAAGCTACCCGCTGCAGTTTCCAGTCTGGCACCAGTCTTCGACAACGGATATAAGACCGTCGTTTCGTCGACAGCTGCTCCGGTCGCTGTCACGACCGGTCAGTACTTCTACAAGGACAGCAGATTTGAAACAAGTTCAGCTGTAAGCGGTCTGACGTCCGACAAATTTGACATCGACAACCAGCAGCCTGGTACAGTGTTTCAGAAAATACCCTTCGGCTCGACACCCACTCCCAACACCGAGGACGGCTACACTTACGAAAAACCAACGAATCAGCTCAGCTACAATTCTCCAAGCACCGTCACTCCTTCAGTGACCATTCATCAGCAACCAAAATACAACATCGGAGGTCAACAG GTTAAATACGCTACGGTCAGCACATCTGCTCCAGACTTTGATGGCTCGTACCAAAGACCGTCTATCcctgcccgtccggctgcgaAGCGACCGACTTACCAGAAAGAATTCGGCTCCGTGTCCACGTCCTTCTCCTCTGCAGGAGCGCAAGGTTACCAATACTCGAAGCCAGCGGTGAAATTCGTCTCTTCGACCGCAAGTCCCGACTATACAGGTAGCCGTGGTGGCTCTCCGACTAATTTAGATATCCCACAAGACGAGGTCAAGAAACTGATCGGCAACTATGAACGCGGTAGCGTCAAGTACACTTCGAATTCATACGGTGACGAGAGCATCGGAAGTGTCGACAACTCAGGAGCTTTCGGCTACAAGGACTTCGGCAAGAGGCCGACCGTCACCCCGACAGTCTTCGTATCCTCAACGGTGTCGCCCTCCTACGAACCAACGACTCCGGACTCTAATATTCGCTCAAATGCCTACGGCAGGTACTCTTCGAGCAGAGTGAGCGGTTCATCCGGTTACAGAGGTGCAGGCTACTACTCTTCGCAAGCTCCATCGTACGAAATCTCAACGGTGCAGACACCGACGAAAGAAGGAAAGGGCAAAGTGATCGTGAAATTGAGTGACCTGCACCCTCTTCTGCTGGGAAAACTCGGCGCTCAATGTACCTGCAGGTCGGATCCGTTCGAGACGCTTCGTGGTCCAGGCGCCAAATCCATCCTGATAAAATCCAACAAGGGAAAGATTGACCTGTCGAAGTACGACGAATCCGACGTTTACGTAGACCTTGAAGCCGATCGCGAACCCGGCCAATCCGTCGGTTATTACAGATCCCCGACTCCAGGACCCTCCGCATCGTCCTTAAGGACTCCAGCGACCGCCATCTTCGGCGTAACAACTCCGGCGCCTCCGCAGGTCTTCAGGTCTCGCGGCAAGCCGTCTACCGCCTACCTTCCGGCTGTTTCGACCCCCTCAACGATCGGTGGTTCTTCCGGTCCGGTAATAGTTGTTCCTGATGACGGGGGCCTCGGAAGCCCGTCGGACATCGCTGATACCCAATTCGTCGCCGCTCCAGAAGGCTTCGTTAAGGAAGGTGCTCCCGTGGGTCGCACTGCAGGAGTTAGAAGGAAGAGTGGAAGGACTTCCGGAAGCGCCGGAGCGATCGGAAATGCTATCGGCGGCGCAGGCGCCGCGTTCGATCGGTACGGACCAGGCGGATGGCGAAACGACGACGAGACTCTTCAGGGCGGCTCGGACTGCGCCAGAGCCGGACTTTTCCGCCATCCGAAGTACTGCAACAAGTTCTACGCCTGCCACTACGACGAGTGGAAGCAGAAATTCACACTCCACGTCTTCAACTGCCCGGTTCACCTCAGCTTCGACAGCACCGCCGGTGCTTGCAACTGGCCCACCACGGGACCTGCTTGCCAGGACGACAATCTTCTCGTTTAA